The proteins below are encoded in one region of Gambusia affinis linkage group LG07, SWU_Gaff_1.0, whole genome shotgun sequence:
- the plch2b gene encoding 1-phosphatidylinositol 4,5-bisphosphate phosphodiesterase eta-2 has protein sequence MGQVSRNQIYSSEMNHRPSAMAPPSLGQSPLLSSRTTPKKTTFQALGSSGMFSPSRAKREAKRTSSPVNSPTHSIMSSPKLWQKASVSRLAEEFFWIGGSVVAQPKWRLGQIVERCMCTMQTGTQMTKLKGKKKGLVRFFFLDEHKSCIRWRPSKKHDKAKISIDSIHEVCEGKKSEIFRRYAENRFDPNCCFSIYYGDRVKSLDLVSNNAEEVRTWIQGLKYLMAGISDEDSLARRQRTRDQWLQQTFSEADKNGDGTLSIGEVHQLLHKLNVNLPKQKVKDMFQEADTDEIQGSLGFDEFCSFYKMISTRRDLYLIMISYSNQKEVLDLHDLARFLENEQKMRGLSREHLFDIVAKFEPCPENLQHTVLGIDGFTNYMRSPAGDIFNPEHNQVNQDMTQPLTNYFIATSHNTYLTGDQLLSQSRVEMYAYVLQAGCRCVEVDCWDGPDGEPIIHHGYTLTSKILFKDVVETINKYAFTKSPYPVILSIENHCTVPQQKKMAEYLKEVLQDKLDLTNVSAQECKKLPSPEILKGKILIKGKKLPANLDPDAEEGDVSDEDTGNEEEEDDDDDDNCDNDLQPGNGAESTNQPKKKRRFGRSIIRSFKRKRKKKIRVKNKAMSDGESDHSSSRDRTQIVYHPKKRKTMRLSRALSDLVKYTKSVRVHEIETQGFLSSWQVSSLNETVMNQILQLKPGELVRFNQRQLIRVYPSNFRVDSSNFNPQPYWNTGCHMVAMNYQTEGRMLELNRAKFSSNGNCGYILKPKCMCKAPFNPMTEEPLPGHRKTQLVLKIISGQQLPKPKDSMFGDRGEIIDPFVEVEIIGLPVDCSKQQTRVVDDNGFNPMWEETLVFSILMPQIALVRFQVWDHDPIGRDFIGQRTVAFTSMMPGYRHVYLEGMAESSIFVHVGINDMTGKIKPAHAMNAARKHIQKAAQKHMRGNQRHPSVDVSIQSSEDGRTLFFNRDLDTMSQDSRNGEMSPVVKGPAAKAAFHKGMMSEPVRRAHRVKIHEPPETRRGFFSRMSSTDSHNSSGAAAPCVKEESFDLDTPSQVSLAESLGPDDQPPADQRDSENESVQQSCAEQYAVRRFEPEHPELPEEQEPEEDSEVFTEPEHLPEPQPYSAPESHTLPPPEAKLSKLIPPSSPTRVRRTLEAPTSNRPIRTKARSHSCPRKQTCSPQTPAVARKPAFLWQQEQSQVRRIPNGLCLSGSSSSNSGGSTDSLEFLPSRPPPAGSEQREGTLQREMKALFDQRMKEIRCKSPLFFDDHDSD, from the exons ATGGGACAGGTGAGCCGGAACCAAATATATAGTTCAGAGATGAACCACAGGCCTTCAGCGATGGCGCCGCCGTCTCTGGGCCAGAGCCCGCTGCTGTCCTCCCGGACAACCCCGAAGAAGACCACCTTCCAGGCTCTGGGGTCATCCGGGATGTTCTCCCCCTCACGGGCCAAACGGGAAGCCAAGCGGACCTCCAGCCCCGTCAACTCGCCCACCCACTCCATCATGAGCTCCCCCAAACTTTGGCAGAAAGCGTCCGTCTCCAGACTGGCGGAGGAGTTTTTCTGGATCGGCGGCAGTGTGGTTGCACAACCCAAATGGAGGCTGGGTCAAATAG TGGAGCGATGTATGTGCACCATGCAGACCGGCACCCAGATGACCAAACTGAAGGGGAAGAAGAAAGGCCTGGTCCGGTTCTTCTTCCTGGATGAGCACAAGTCCTGCATCCGGTGGCGGCCTTCCAAAAAGCACGACAAGGCCAAAA tATCCATTGATTCCATCCATGAGgtctgtgaggggaaaaaatcgGAGATCTTCCGGCGTTACGCAGAAAACCGTTTCGACCCAAACTGTTGCTTCAGCATTTACTACGGGGACCGAGTCAAGTCCCTGGACCTGGTCTCCAACAATGCAGAGGAGGTGCGCACCTGGATCCAGGGGCTCAAGTACCTGATGGCCGGGATCAGCGATGAAGACAGTCTGGCCCGCAGACAGCGCACTCGGGATCA ATGGTTGCAGCAGACCTTCTCCGAGGCTGACAAAAATGGAGATGGTACCTTGAGCATTGGGGAAGTTCACCAGCTGCTCCATAAGCTTAATGTCAATCTGCCCAAGCAGAAAGTCAAGGACATGTTTCAA GAAGCAGACACAGATGAGATCCAGGGCTCTCTGGGCTTCGATGAATTTTGCTCTTTCTACAAGATGATTTCCACACGCAGAGACCTCTACCTGATCATGATCTCCTACAGCAACCAGAAAGAAGTTCTGGATCTGCACGACCTGGCACGTTTTCTGGAGAAcgaacaaaag ATGCGCGGTCTGAGCAGAGAACATTTATTTGACATTGTGGCTAAGTTTGAGCCATGTCCTGAGAACCTCCAGCATACGGTGTTGGGTATTGACG gtttcaccaactaCATGCGAAGTCCTGCAGGCGACATCTTTAACCCCGAGCACAATCAGGTGAACCAGGACATGACGCAGCCTCTCACTAATTACTTTATTGCCACGTCGCACAACACCTACCTGACTGGAGACCAGCTGCTCTCCCAGTCCAGGGTGGAAATGTACGCCTATGTTCTGCAAGCAGGCTGCCGCTGTGTGGAGG TGGACTGCTGGGATGGACCGGATGGTGAACCCATCATTCATCACGGCTACACGTTGACATCCAAAATTCTCTTCAAAGACGTTGTTGAAACAATTAACAAATATGCCTTCACTAAGTCACC GTATCCCGTTATCCTCTCCATAGAGAACCACTGCACTGTgccacagcagaaaaaaatggctgaataCCTGAAAGAGGTGCTGCAGGACAAACTGGATCTGACTAACGTCAGCGCGCAGGAATGCAAGAAGCTGCCTTCACCTGAGATTCTGAAAGGGAAAATTTTAATCAAG gGAAAGAAACTGCCAGCAAACCTTGACCCTGATGCAGAGGAGGGAGACGTATCTGATGAAGACACTGGgaacgaggaggaggaagatgatgatgatgatgataattgTGACAACGACTTACAG CCTGGGAACGGTGCAGAATCAACTAATCAGCCCAAGAAGAAGAGACGGTTTGGCAGATCAATCATAAGAAGCTTCAAAAGAAAG agaaaaaagaaaatacgtGTGAAAAACAAGGCTATGTCTGACGGTGAATCAGACCACAGCAGCAGCCGAGACAGAACCCAGATTGTTTACCATCCTAA aaaaaggaaaaccatGAGACTCTCCAGAGCTTTGTCTGACCTGGTCAAGTACACTAAATCTGTCCGAGTGCATGAAATAGAAACACAAG GATTTTTGAGCAGCTGGCAGGTGTCATCGCTTAACGAGACTGTAATGAACCAGATTTTACAGCTGAAACCCGGCGAGCTGGTACGTTTCAACCAGCGCCAGCTTATCAGAGTCTATCCGTCGAACTTCAGAGTGGACTCGAGCAACTTTAACCCGCAGCCATATTGGAATACGGGATGCCATATGG ttGCAATGAATTACCAAACAGAAGGCAGAATGCTTGAACTGAACCGAGCCAAGTTTTCAAGCAATGGAAACTGCGGATACATTCTGAAGCCTAAGTGCATGTGTAAAG CTCCCTTTAACCCGATGACAGAGGAGCCATTACCaggacacagaaaaactcagcTGGTGCTAAAGATAATCAGTGGGCAGCAACTTCCCAAACCCAAAGACTCAATGTTTGGAGACAGAGGAGAA ATAATCGATCCCTTTGTTGAAGTCGAGATCATCGGTCTGCCTGTCGATTGCTCCAAGCAGCAAACCAGAGTGGTTGATGACAACG GCTTCAATCCGATGTGGGAGGAGACCCTCGTTTTCAGCATCCTGATGCCTCAGATCGCCCTGGTGAGGTTCCAGGTCTGGGATCATGATCCTATTGGACGGGATTTCATTGGCCAGAGGACGGTGGCTTTCACCAGCATGATGCCAG GTTATCGACACGTCTACCTGGAGGGAATGGCAGAGTCGtccatttttgttcatgttGGCATTAATGACATGACAGGAAAG ATCAAACCTGCTCATGCCATGAACGCAGCTAGAAAACACATCCAAAAAGCAGCTCAGAAGCACATGAGGGGCAATCAAAGACATCCTTCTGTTGACGTCTCCATCCAGTCCTCCGAAGATGGACGTACTCTGTTTTTCAACCGCGATCTGGACACCATGTCTCAGGACAGCAGAAATGGAGAAATGTCTCCAGTGGTAAAAGGCCCAGCGGCTAAAGCTGCCTTCCACAAGGGGATGATGAGCGAGCCTGTGAGGCGAGCGCACAGAGTGAAGATCCACGAGCCTCCAGAGACACGGCGAGGCTTCTTCAGCCGGATGTCCTCCACCGACTCTCACAACAGCAGCGGGGCCGCTGCTCCCTGTGTGAAGGAGGAAAGCTTTGACCTGGACACCCCGTCGCAGGTTTCTTTGGCGGAGAGTCTCGGTCCTGATGACCAACCTCCAGCTGATCAAAGGGACTCTGAGAATGAATCTGTGCAGCAAAGCTGCGCTGAGCAGTATGCAGTGAGGAGGTTTGAACCGGAGCACCCTGAGCTGCCAGAGGAGCAGGAACCAGAGGAGGACAGTGAGGTTTTCACTGAACCTGAACACCTTCCAGAACCTCAGCCTTACTCCGCCCCAGAGTCTCACACTCTGCCACCGCCTGAAGCCAAACTCTCTAaactcatccctccatcatccccCACCAGGGTCAGACGCACCTTAGAGGCGCCGACGTCCAATCGGCCGATACGAACCAAAGCCCGCTCGCACAGCTGCCCCAGAAAACAGACCTGTTCCCCCCAGACGCCGGCTGTGGCCCGGAAGCCCGCCTTTCTCTGGCAGCAAGAGCAGAGCCAGGTGAGACGCATTCCCAACGGCCTCTGCCTGTCCGGCAGCTCATCCAGCAACAGCGGGGGCAGCACCGACAGCCTGGAGTTTCTGCCCAGCCGCCCGCCGCCGGCCGGGTCAGAACAGCGAGAGGGAACGCTGCAGAGGGAGATGAAGGCGCTGTTCGACCAGAGGATGAAGGAGATTCGCTGTAAATCGCCGCTCTTCTTTGACG ATCACGACTCTGATTGA